In Micromonospora cremea, the genomic window TCGGCGCGTACGACGGCTACGCCCGCAACGCCGAGCCGCACAAGCGGGTCATGCGCAAGCACGCGGCGGCCAACGACGAGATCAAGCCCACCAGCCCGGTGGCCACCGCGATCGTCCGCGAGGCGACCAAGCAGTGGACCCAGGGCAACAAGATCGGCGACAAGTTCGGCTGGCGCAACTCGCAGGCCAGCGTCCTCGCCCCGACCGGCACCATCGGCTTCATGATGGACTGCGACACGACCGGCGTGGAGCCGGACCTGGCGCTGGTCAAGTTCAAGAAGCTGGTCGGCGGCGGCTCGATGCAGATCGTCAACCAGACGGTGCCGCGTGCCCTGCGCAGCCTCGGCTACCCCGAGGAGCAGGTCGAGGCGATCGTCGAGCACATCGCCGACCACGGCCACGTGGTGGACGCTCCCGGCCTCAAGCCGGAGCACTACGCGGTCTTCGACTGCGCGATGGGGGAGCGGTCGATCGCCCCGATGGGCCACGTGCGGATGATGGCGGCCATCCAGCCGTTCGTCTCCGGCGCCATCTCCAAGACGGTCAACATGCCGGAGGCGGCCACCGTCGAGGACGTCGAGAAGATCTACTTCGAGGGCTGGAAGCTCGGCCTCAAGGCGCTGGCGATCTACCGGGACAACTGCAAGGTCGGCCAGCCGCTCTCGGTGGCCAAGTCCAACAAGGCCACCTCGCCGGCGGCCGTCGAGGCCGCCACGGCCGCGCCGGTCGTCGAGAAGGTCGTCGAGTACCGGCCGGTGCGCAAGCGTCTGCCGAAGAAGCGCCCGTCCGAGACGGTCTCCTTCTCCGTCGGCGGTGCCGAGGGCTACCTCACCGCGTCGTCCTACCCGGACGACGGCCTCGGCGAGGTCTTCCTCAAGATGTCCAAGCAGGGCTCCACCCTGGCCGGGGTGATGGACGCCTTCTCGGTGGCCATCAGCATCGGCCTGCAGTACGGCGTGCCGCTGGAGACGTTCGTCAGCAAGTTCACCAACATGCGCTTCGAGCCGGCTGGGATGACCGACGACCCGGACGTGCGCATGGCGGCCTCGGTGATGGACTACATCTTCCGTCGCCTGGCGCTGGACTTCCTGCCGTACGAGCGCCGCGCCGAGCTGGGCATCTTCACCGCTTCGGAGCGGGCCGCGCAGCTGCGGGCCGAGGCCGACGCGGAGAGTGCCGCGGTGACCGGTGCGGAGCTCACCGCGATGGCGTCCTCGGCGCCGGTGGAGGCCCCGGCCAAGCCGGAGGCCGTCGCGCAGCCGGCGCAGGAGATGGCCGAGGTGGCCGCCGCCAAGCCGGCCCCGAACGTGGGCTCCAGCACCGAACTGCTGGAGGCCGTGATCGGCAAGGCCGCCGACGCGCCGCTCTGCTTCACCTGCGGCACGAAGATGCGCCCGGCCGGTAGCTGCTACGTCTGCGAGGGCTGCGGCTCCACCAGCGGCTGCAGCTGACATACGACAGAAGCGGCCCTGCCCCGGCCTCCTGATCGGAGGGCGGGGCAGCGCCGTTTCCAGGTCGTCGCGGACTCGCGCGGAGGACATGTGCTCGTTGGCCGGTATACCTCACAGGCATATCTATGACTGTGCGGTATACCGCTCACCGTGGCGGGTGCCATCGACCCCAGCCTGGAGAGAAAGGCGCGGCGAGCGGCGGAACCGCGAGTTGGCCAGGTCAGGGCCGGGCGAACAGGGAGGCCTTAGTTCGAGCGGAACCTACGTTCGCCGAGGCGGGAGATGGCTGCGACGATCAGGGCATGACGACCGCCGAGGCGTATGCCAGGTTCGCCGGCCGCGAGGTGCGCGGGGTCTCGCCCGCGTACGAGCGGCTGTCCCGGGCGGTGTCCCGCGACGACGAGCTGCTCGCCCTGCTCGACGGGCTTCCGCCGGCCAAGCGGCAGCCGAACCTGTTGTTCGGCGTCGTCCGGTGGCTCGGCGGCCCGGTCGAGGACCCGGCCGCGTTTCACGACTACACCCTGACGAACTGGACGACCATCGAGGCGCAGGTGCGGGCTCGGGCCACCCAGACCAACGAGGCCGGCCGGTGTGCGGTCCTGCTGCCGGTGCTCGCCGCGCTGCCGCAGCCGCTCGCCCTGCTGGAGGTCGGCGCGTCCGCCGGGCTCTGCCTCTATCCCGACCGGTACGCCTACCGGTACGGCGAGCACCGGGTCGGCTCCGGGGAGCCGGTCCTGGAGTGCGCGGCCACGGGGTTGGCGCCGCCGGCACGCGTACCGGAGGTGGTGTGGCGGGCCGGCCTGGACCTCAACCCCCTCGACGTGACCGACCCCGGTGACGTGTCCTGGTTGGACGCGCTGATCTGGCCGGAGCACGAGCACCGGCGGGCCCGGCTGCGGGCCGCGACGGCGATCGCCGCGGCCGATCCGCCACTGCTGATCCGCGG contains:
- a CDS encoding vitamin B12-dependent ribonucleotide reductase, which codes for MSGDGVTTSRSRSKASASAGLKIERVWTTEGVHPYDEVTWERRDVVMTNWRDGSINFEQRGVEFPQSWSVNAANIVTTKYFRGAVGTPEREWSLRQLIDRVVSTYRTAGEEYGYFASPADAEIFGHELTWMLLHQVFSFNSPVWFNVGTPSPQQVSACFILSVDDSMDSILDWYKEEGLIFKGGSGSGVNLSRIRSSRELLSSGGNASGPVSFMRGADASAGTIKSGGATRRAAKMVILDVDHPDIQEFVVTKAREEDKIRALRDAGFDMDLGGSDIVSVQYQNANNSVRVSDEFMTAVENDGGFDLRGRLDGATIETVEAKKLFRSISQAAWECADPGLQYDDTINDWHTCPETGRITASNPCSEYLHLDNSSCNLASLNLMKFLKADGGFDVEKFVRSVEFVITAMDISICFADFPTEKIGETSRAYRQLGIGYANLGALLMATGLPYDSEQGRSVAAAITSLMTGTAYRRSAELAGVVGAYDGYARNAEPHKRVMRKHAAANDEIKPTSPVATAIVREATKQWTQGNKIGDKFGWRNSQASVLAPTGTIGFMMDCDTTGVEPDLALVKFKKLVGGGSMQIVNQTVPRALRSLGYPEEQVEAIVEHIADHGHVVDAPGLKPEHYAVFDCAMGERSIAPMGHVRMMAAIQPFVSGAISKTVNMPEAATVEDVEKIYFEGWKLGLKALAIYRDNCKVGQPLSVAKSNKATSPAAVEAATAAPVVEKVVEYRPVRKRLPKKRPSETVSFSVGGAEGYLTASSYPDDGLGEVFLKMSKQGSTLAGVMDAFSVAISIGLQYGVPLETFVSKFTNMRFEPAGMTDDPDVRMAASVMDYIFRRLALDFLPYERRAELGIFTASERAAQLRAEADAESAAVTGAELTAMASSAPVEAPAKPEAVAQPAQEMAEVAAAKPAPNVGSSTELLEAVIGKAADAPLCFTCGTKMRPAGSCYVCEGCGSTSGCS
- a CDS encoding DUF2332 domain-containing protein, producing the protein MTTAEAYARFAGREVRGVSPAYERLSRAVSRDDELLALLDGLPPAKRQPNLLFGVVRWLGGPVEDPAAFHDYTLTNWTTIEAQVRARATQTNEAGRCAVLLPVLAALPQPLALLEVGASAGLCLYPDRYAYRYGEHRVGSGEPVLECAATGLAPPARVPEVVWRAGLDLNPLDVTDPGDVSWLDALIWPEHEHRRARLRAATAIAAADPPLLIRGDLVDDLPALAARAPAGATLVVFHTSVLYQVPVPRREAFVRLVDGLPAHWVANEAPEVLPHEGLPEPPEEGLHNVLALDGRPLAWTRGHGQAITWFA